In Vibrio alginolyticus NBRC 15630 = ATCC 17749, one genomic interval encodes:
- the elbB gene encoding isoprenoid biosynthesis glyoxalase ElbB, translating to MKKVAVILSGSGVYDGSEIHEAVLALYAIEKAGATWHCFAPNIDQLHVINHLTGDEMDETRNVLIESARIARGNIDDVAKLNVDEYDALLLPGGFGAAKNLTDFAVSGAECSINTHVAQACRAFANAKKPAGYLCISPVIIPMIYEQGVKGTVGNDEAVSIAFNQMGGEHTTCPVEDIVFDEKHLVLSTPAYMLAENISQAASGIEKLVSKLIKIA from the coding sequence ATGAAAAAAGTCGCAGTCATTTTAAGTGGTTCAGGCGTTTACGACGGTTCTGAGATCCACGAAGCAGTGTTGGCGCTCTACGCCATCGAGAAGGCAGGTGCAACTTGGCACTGCTTTGCACCTAACATTGACCAACTCCACGTCATCAATCACCTAACTGGTGACGAAATGGATGAAACACGTAACGTATTGATCGAATCAGCTCGTATTGCACGCGGAAATATTGACGATGTCGCCAAACTTAACGTCGATGAATACGATGCCCTACTGCTTCCAGGTGGGTTTGGTGCCGCGAAAAACTTAACCGACTTCGCTGTTTCGGGTGCGGAGTGCTCCATTAACACACACGTAGCTCAAGCTTGTCGCGCGTTTGCTAATGCGAAAAAACCAGCTGGCTATCTGTGTATTTCTCCTGTCATTATTCCGATGATTTATGAGCAAGGCGTGAAAGGAACGGTAGGCAACGATGAGGCAGTCTCAATAGCATTTAATCAAATGGGGGGTGAACACACCACGTGCCCTGTCGAAGACATCGTTTTTGATGAAAAACACCTCGTACTTTCAACCCCTGCTTACATGTTGGCAGAGAATATCTCTCAAGCGGCTTCAGGTATCGAAAAGTTAGTATCAAAACTGATTAAAATAGCTTAA
- a CDS encoding cation diffusion facilitator family transporter, whose translation MCDRTSKNENRILTISALLASGFAAGGMVLGLLVGSIVIVFDGVYSLVSLLLTLLSLAASYYINKPSKSVFPFGKAVLEPIVIAIKAAVILVVVSFSLYSAISALMSGGREVDASIATLFGIVNVIGCGYAWWLMAKRSRRFSSGLIEAEKKQWQMDTLLSVAVTVGFISAWAVSLTPFSEYAVYADPMMMVLMGFYFLKVPFDMLVGALRELLMMAPSKELCQSVGKDVLEIEKVTEHQLKLAGVTKVGQELRVNVDVHIDDDTLELDTLEHTRKQLIKRLSKHRFKLQLHLNVAY comes from the coding sequence ATGTGTGACAGGACAAGCAAAAACGAAAACCGTATTCTAACCATTTCAGCCCTTTTGGCATCTGGGTTCGCTGCTGGTGGTATGGTACTTGGCTTGCTTGTAGGATCAATTGTCATCGTGTTTGACGGTGTTTACTCTTTGGTCAGCTTACTGTTAACTTTATTGTCACTGGCCGCTTCTTACTATATTAACAAGCCTTCAAAATCTGTATTCCCATTTGGAAAAGCGGTCTTAGAACCAATCGTTATTGCGATAAAAGCAGCCGTCATTTTAGTGGTTGTAAGCTTCTCTCTCTACTCTGCGATATCAGCATTGATGTCTGGAGGTCGCGAGGTCGATGCTTCTATTGCGACCTTATTCGGCATCGTGAATGTTATCGGTTGTGGTTACGCTTGGTGGCTTATGGCGAAACGCAGCCGCCGCTTCTCATCAGGCTTGATTGAAGCGGAGAAAAAACAGTGGCAAATGGATACTTTGTTGAGTGTGGCGGTGACCGTAGGATTTATCTCGGCTTGGGCTGTTTCACTAACGCCATTCTCTGAGTATGCGGTATATGCCGACCCCATGATGATGGTTTTAATGGGCTTTTACTTCCTCAAAGTACCGTTCGATATGCTAGTAGGTGCCTTACGTGAACTACTAATGATGGCACCAAGCAAAGAGCTGTGTCAGAGCGTTGGCAAAGATGTTCTTGAGATTGAAAAAGTAACTGAGCATCAATTGAAACTGGCTGGCGTAACGAAGGTGGGCCAAGAGCTACGAGTAAATGTGGACGTACATATTGATGACGACACATTGGAGCTTGATACACTAGAGCACACTCGTAAGCAGCTTATAAAGCGACTGTCGAAGCACAGATTCAAGCTTCAACTACACTTGAACGTCGCTTATTAG
- the yddG gene encoding aromatic amino acid DMT transporter YddG, translated as MKSVQFRFTLYGCIAILSWSCLLGIARLVTESLGPVGGAAMLYSLSSVFLLIVVGIPKLSYFSPKYLALGGAMFVCYEIFLALSLGYSNSRAQAIEVSIVNYLWPALTVLFAVLGSNKKTNWLLYPAVTLAFVGVAWTVSGENGLSITQIMSNVSSNPLVYFMAFAGAVIWAFYCNLTQRQQSKHNAITLFFIATAVSLWVKYAFTDEPPMTFSWEAMGYLVASAALMAGGYGLWNIAIVGGNMVFLATLSYFTPIFSALFSSIILGVTLSHSFWQGVVMVTVGSLMCWLVTKEKREAAG; from the coding sequence ATGAAATCAGTGCAATTTCGTTTCACACTTTATGGTTGTATCGCGATTCTCTCTTGGAGTTGTCTGCTTGGCATCGCGAGGTTGGTTACGGAGAGTTTAGGTCCTGTAGGCGGGGCAGCCATGTTGTACTCTCTTAGCTCTGTTTTCCTTCTTATCGTGGTCGGTATTCCAAAGTTGTCTTACTTTTCTCCCAAGTATCTTGCGCTTGGTGGTGCGATGTTCGTCTGTTATGAAATATTTCTCGCTCTATCTTTGGGATATTCCAACTCGCGCGCGCAGGCAATTGAGGTGTCGATTGTCAATTACCTTTGGCCCGCACTGACGGTTTTATTTGCGGTCCTTGGCAGCAATAAAAAAACAAACTGGTTGCTTTATCCCGCAGTTACGCTGGCGTTTGTTGGGGTTGCTTGGACTGTGAGCGGTGAGAATGGCTTATCCATAACTCAGATCATGTCCAATGTTAGTAGTAACCCTCTGGTGTATTTTATGGCTTTCGCTGGCGCGGTTATATGGGCTTTTTATTGCAACTTAACCCAAAGGCAGCAATCTAAACATAATGCGATTACCCTGTTTTTTATTGCAACAGCTGTTTCGCTTTGGGTCAAATACGCGTTTACGGATGAGCCACCAATGACATTCAGTTGGGAAGCGATGGGGTACTTAGTGGCCTCTGCGGCTTTAATGGCTGGTGGTTATGGTTTATGGAATATCGCGATCGTTGGCGGCAATATGGTTTTTCTCGCCACCTTGTCTTACTTCACACCCATTTTTTCCGCTTTATTTTCTTCCATTATTCTTGGCGTAACTCTGAGCCATAGCTTTTGGCAGGGCGTTGTGATGGTAACGGTGGGCTCGCTGATGTGTTGGTTAGTCACCAAAGAGAAGCGCGAAGCGGCTGGGTAA